The following proteins are encoded in a genomic region of Oryza brachyantha chromosome 11, ObraRS2, whole genome shotgun sequence:
- the LOC121055827 gene encoding uncharacterized protein LOC121055827: MDKRGSVCVTGKLAFRFVMEVRVLICFSLGKKNTHANKKKSPFLFSGLGADLPKMVNSAMFNNFNRESPRRVLDFEQAATSSRSAESAAWDLPRERRIFQFDEASLNSTESSIPSSIPTTTTSSVRTMTERSNGSVVNETSAESTRGIYEDHPGLNPTDERVVEYQAAIHEKMGKLMIGRNPAEVLAAAERVHGESNDPEFLQEQYQDLVQNGTASEAFQYGVLEPPEDYTLPEVRDHIMGGSPIEDLQIDFFINGYESAFLSEFLPICIYLVISPLVSLIPLGVPFPFASNSSTYPEKLSAYECGSDPSGDARSRFDIRFYPVPILFIIPDLEVTFSFPWAVPPNKIDLFGSWSMMAFLLILTIGFLYEWKRGASDRE; encoded by the coding sequence ATGGACAAACGCGGAAGTGTATGCGTTACTGGGAAGCTAGCATTTCGTTTTGTCATGGAAGTTCGTGTTCTAATTTGTTTTTcgttggggaaaaaaaacacccacgccaataaaaaaaagtctccctttctcttttcGGGATTGGGAGCAGATCTTCCAAAGATGGTAAATTCCGCGATgttcaataattttaatagGGAGAGCCCCCGCCGTGTATTGGATTTTGAGCAAGCAGCAACAAGCTCTAGATCAGCTGAAAGTGCCGCGTGGGATCTCCCAAGGGAGCGCCGTATCTTTCAGTTTGATGAGGCGAGTTTGAATTCCACCGAGAGTTCTATCCCTAGTTCTATCCCTACCACCACAACAAGTTCTGTTAGAACTATGACAGAAAGATCCAATGGTAGTGTAGTTAATGAAACTTCTGCGGAGTCAACTAGAGGAATTTATGAAGACCATCCAGGTCTTAACCCGACCGATGAAAGAGTAGTTGAATATCAAGCGGCTATACACGAAAAAATGGGGAAATTGATGATTGGCAGGAATCCCGCAGAAGTTCTGGCTGCGGCCGAACGTGTGCATGGGGAAAGCAATGATCCAGAATTTCTTCAAGAGCAGTACCAGGATTTAGTTCAAAATGGGACTGCAAGTGAAGCCTTCCAGTACGGAGTGCTTGAGCCCCCGGAGGACTATACTTTACCGGAAGTACGCGACCATATAATGGGTGGCTCACCCATCGAAGATTTGCAGATAGATTTCTTTATAAACGGCTATGAAAGTGCATTTTTGTCGGAATTTTTACCTATTTGTATCTATTTAGTGATCAGTCCGCTAGTTTCTTTGATTCCACTCGGTGTTCCTTTTCCATTTGCTTCCAATAGTTCGACCTATCCAGAAAAATTGTCGGCCTACGAATGTGGTTCCGATCCCTCCGGTGATGCCAGAAGTCGTTTCGATATACGATTTTACCCGgttcctattttatttattatcccTGATCTGGAAgtcaccttttcttttccttgggCAGTACCTCCTAACAAGATTGATCTGTTTGGATCTTGGTCCATGATGGcctttttattgattttgacGATTGGGTTTCTCTATGAATGGAAAAGGGGTGCTTCGGATCGGGAGTAA